A region from the Pectinophora gossypiella chromosome 29, ilPecGoss1.1, whole genome shotgun sequence genome encodes:
- the LOC126379343 gene encoding putative uncharacterized protein DDB_G0282133 isoform X7, protein MKNIVGLLVLLAFVAVQGLPNPGRRYDDSDYSVYSEQELSHEENSEQSQEESSDEYESVQSYGGRTRSVKESNTSSKHSESESSNTSQSNKLIISKGDGNVQTTTSSSKSSKTSSSKSEKHSSSRRVIESGYSDDDDYYTKSGRWGSTDDSYYQSDSDERSTIDESEERYRSDKIRQDNDSEQNADGDNNSDIDQDNRNNQNAVAGKGSTITQNNINNQNAVAGKGSTITQNNKNNQNAKAETGSTIIQNHVNNQNARAEEGSTITQNNINDQNAKAGKGSTIYQTYENNQNAKADKGSTITQNSENNQNAKAEKGSSINQSNENNQNARGEKGSTIKQDNESNQNAKGEKGSSIKQTNKNNQNAKAGKGATIRQDNESNQNAKAEKGATIRQDNESNQNAKAERGATIRQDNESNQNARGEKGSTIKQTNENNQNAKADRGSTIRQDNESNQNAKAGKGATIRQDNESNQNAHGGKGSTIKQTNENNQNAKADRGSTIRQDNESNQNAKAGKGANIRQDNESNQNARGERGSTIKQTNENNQNAKADSGSTIRQDNESNQNAKAGKGATIRQDNESNQNAHGGKGSTIKQTNENNQNAKADSGSTIRQDNESNQNAKAGKGATIRQDNESNQNAKAGKGATIKQDNESNQNARGERGSTIKQTNENNQNAKADSGSTIRQDNESNQNAKAGKGATIRQDNESNQNAHGGKGSTIKQDNKNNQNAKADRGSTIRQDNESNQNAKAGKGATIRQDNENNQNAHGGKGSIIKQTNENNQNAKADRGSTIRQDNESNQNAKAGKGATIRQDNESNQNAHGERGSTIKQTNENNQNAKADRGSTIRQDNESNQNAKAGKGATIKQDNESNQNARGERGSTIKQTNENNQNAKADKSSTIRQDNESNQNAKAGKGATVRQDNESNQNARGERGSTIKQTNENNQNAKADRGSTIRQDNESNQNAKAGKGATIRQDNESNQNAKAGKGATIKQDNESNQNARGERGSTIKQTNENNQNAKADRGSTIRQDNESNQNAKAGKKATVRQDNESNQNARGERGSTIKQTNENNQNAKADRGSTIRQDNESNQNAKAGKGATIRQDNESNQNAHGGKGSTIKQDNKNNQNAKADRGSTIRQDNENNQNAKADRGSTIRQDNESNQNAKAGKGATIKQDNESNQNARGERGSTIKQTNENNQNAKADSGSTIRQDNESNQNAKAGKGATIRQDNESNQNAHGGKGSNIKQDNKNNQNAKADRGSTIRQDNENNQNAKADRGSTIRQDNESNQNAKAGKGATIKQDNESNQNARGERGSTIKQTNENNQNAKADSGSTIRQDNESNQNAKAGKGATIRQDNESNQNAKAGKGATIKQDNESNQNARGERGSTIKQTNENNQNAKADRGSTIRQDNESNQNAKAGKGATIRQDNESNQNAKAGKGATIKQDNESNQNARGERGSTIKQTNENNQNAKADSGSTIRQDNESNQNAKAGKGATIRQDNESNQNAHGGKGSTIKQDNKNNQKAKADRGSTIRQDNENNQNAKADRGSTIRQDNESNQNAKAGKGATIKQDNESNQNARGERGSTIKQTNENNQNAKADSGSTIRQDNESNQNAKAGKGATIRQDNESNQNAHGGKGSTIKQDNKNNQKAKADRGSTIRQDNENNQNAKADRGSTIRQDNESNQNAKAGKGATIRQDNESNQNAHGGKGSTIKQDNKNNQNAKADRGSTIRQDNESNQNAKAGKGATIRQDNENNQNAHGGMGSTIKQTNENNQNAKADRGSTIRQDNESNQNAKAGKGATIRQDNESNQNARGERGSTIKQTNENNQNAKADRGSTIRQDNESNQNAKAGKGATIRQDNESNQNARGEIGSTIKQANENNQNAKADRGSTIRQDNESNQNAKAGKGATIRQDNENNQNAHGGKGSTIKQTNENNQNAKADRGSTIRQDNESNQNAKAGKGATIRQDNENKQNAHGGKGSTIKQTNENNQNAKADRGSTIRQDNESNQNAKAGKGATIRQDNESNQNAKAGKGATIKQDNESNQNARGERGSTIKQTNENNQNAKADSGSTIRQDNESNQNAKAGKGATIKQDNESNQNARGERGSTIKQTNENNQNAKAGKGATIRQDNESNQNAHGGKGSTIKQDNKNNQNAKADRGSTIRQDNENNQNAKADRGSTIRQDNESNQNAKAGKGATIRQDNESNQNAHGGKGSTIKQDNKNNQNAKADRGSTIRQYNESNQNAKAGKGATIRQDNESNQNARGEIGSTIKQANENNQNAKADRGSTIRQDNESNQNAKAGKGATIRQDNENKQNAHGGKGSTIKQDNKNNQNAKADRGSTIRQDNESNQNAKAGKGATIRQDNENNQNAKADRGSTIRQDNESNQNAKAGKGATIRQDNENKQNAHGGKGSTIKQDNKNNQNAKADRGSTIRQDNESNQNAKAGKGATIKQDNESNQNARGERGSTIKQTNENNQNAKADSGSTIRQDNESNQNAKAGKGATIRQDNESNQNAHGGKGSTIQQDNKNNQNAKADRGSTIRQDNESNQNAKAGRGATIRQDNENNQNAHGGKGSTIKQDNKNNQNARGGDRSSISQDNENRQIAKAKVCSKVRHTNKNKQNAKGERGTNIGQNNDNNQNAHGGKGSHIKQTNENNQNAKGGKGSTIRQDNENNQNARGGKGSTIRQDNENNQNARGGKGSTIRQDNESNQHAHGGKGSTIRQDNENNQNAHGGKGSHIKQTNENNQNAKGGKGSTIRQDNENNQNARGGKGSTIRQDNESNQNARGGKGSTIRQDNENNQNAKGGKGSTIKQDNRNNQNAAGGNDSVIRQDNKNHQNAETGERSKIKHDKNDHVKDCSKEELNKRKNSTTVKKVTKEVVLKKDKRSEVNESESSKTKEKSKSKVKTVVKTKTVEKTKEQNSKGEKHHCGN, encoded by the exons ATGAAGAATATAGTCGGACTTCTGGTGTTATTG gCTTTTGTCGCTGTCCAGGGTTTACCTA atCCTGGCAGACGTTATGatgattcagattattcagTTTATTCCGAacaag AATTGTCACACGAAGAAAACAGTGAACAGTCTCAGGAGGAGTCTAGCGACGAATATGAATCTGTCCAATCATACGGCGGCAGAACGAGATCAGTTAAAGAAAGCAACACATCTTCAAAACACAGCGAATCCGAATCTAGCAACACCTCACAATCTAACAAACTGATAATATCCAAGGGTGACGGAAACGTACAGACGACAACATCGTCATCAAAATCATCTAAAACTTCTAGCAGCAAATCTGAAAAGCACTCCAGTTCCAGACGTGTAATTGAAAGTGGTTATTCTGATGATGACGATTATTACACGAAATCGGGACGATGGGGATCAACTGACGACTCATATTACCAATCTGACTCTGATGAAAGATCAACTATTGATGAAAGTGAAGAGAGATATCGAAGCGATAAAATACGACAAGACAACGATAGCGAGCAAAATGCTGACGGCGACAACAACTCAGACATAGATCAAGATAACAGGAATAATCAAAATGCTGTTGCTGGAAAAGGGTCGacaataacacaaaataacataaataatcaaAATGCTGTTGCTGGAAAAGGATCGACAATtacacaaaataacaaaaataaccaAAATGCTAAGGCTGAAACAGGATCAACAATAATACAAAACCACGTAAATAACCAGAACGCCAGAGCTGAAGAAGGTTCGACTATTACACAAAACAACATTAATGACCAAAATGCAAAAGCTGGAAAAGGCTCAACAATATACCAGACCTACGAAAATAACCAAAATGCAAAAGCTGATAAAGGATCCACAATAACACAAAATAGCGAAAATAATCAAAACGCGAAAGCAGAAAAAGGCTCTAGTATAAATCAATCTAATGAGAATAACCAGAACGCCAGAGGAGAAAAAGGTTCAACTATAAAACAGgacaacgaaagcaaccagaatgcaAAAGGTGAAAAAGGTTCTAGTATAAAACAGACCAATAAAAACAATCAGAACGCCAAAGCCGGCAAAGGTgcgactatcagacaagataacgaaagcaaccaaaATGCCAAGGCCGAAAAAGGAGCCACTAtaagacaagataacgaaagcaaccagaacgcCAAGGCCGAAAGAG GTGccactatcagacaagataacgaaagcaaccagaacgcCAGAGGTGAAAAAGGTTCGACGATAAAACAGACAAACGAAAACAATCAGAACGCCAAGGCCGACAGAGGTTCGACTATCAGACAGgacaacgaaagcaaccagaacgcCAAGGCCGGAAAAGGGGccactatcagacaagataacgaaagcaaccaaaatgctcatggcggaaagggCTCGACTATCAAACAGacaaacgaaaacaaccagaacGCCAAGGCCGACAGAGGTTCAACTATCAGACAGgacaacgaaagcaaccagaacgcCAAGGCCGGAAAAGGAGCCAATATCAGACAAGATAatgaaagcaaccagaatgccagAGGTGAAAGAGGTTCGACGATAAAACAGacaaacgaaaacaaccagaatgccaaAGCTGACAGTGGTTCGACTATCAGACAGgacaacgaaagcaaccagaacgcCAAGGCCGGAAAAGGGGccactatcagacaagataacgaaagcaaccagaatgctcatggcggaaaggggtcgacgATAAAACAGacaaacgaaaacaaccagaatgccaaAGCCGACAGTGGTTCGACTATCAGACAGgacaacgaaagcaaccagaacgcCAAGGCCGGAAAAGGGGccactatcagacaagataacgaaagcaaccagaacgcCAAGGCTGGAAAAGGAGCGACTATCaaacaagataacgaaagcaaccagaatgcgAGAGGTGAAAGAGGTTCGACGATAAAACAGacaaacgaaaacaaccagaatgccaaAGCCGACAGTGGTTCGACTATCAGACAGGACAATGAAAGCAACCAGAACGCCAAGGCCGGAAAAGGGGccactatcagacaagataacgaaagcaaccagaatgctcatggcggaaaggggtcgactatcaaACAAGACAACaaaaacaaccagaatgccaaGGCCGACAGAGGTTCGACTATCAGACAGgacaacgaaagcaaccagaatgccaaGGCCGGTAAAGGAGccactatcagacaagataacgaaaacaaccagaatgctcatggcggaaaggggtcgatTATCAAACAGacaaacgaaaacaaccagaacGCCAAGGCCGACAGAGGTTCAACTATCAGACAGgacaacgaaagcaaccagaatgccaaGGCCGGTAAAGGAGccactatcagacaagataacgaaagcaaccagaatgctcatggcgAAAGGGGGTCGACTATCAAACAGacaaacgaaaacaaccagaacGCCAAGGCCGACAGAGGTTCAACTATCAGACAAgacaacgaaagcaaccagaatgccaaAGCCGGTAAAGGAGCCACTATCAAACAAGATAACGAAAGTAACCAAAATGCCAGAGGTGAAAGAGGTTCGACGATAAAACAGACgaacgaaaacaaccagaatgccaaGGCCGACAAAAGCTCAACTATCAGACAGgacaacgaaagcaaccagaacgcCAAGGCCGGAAAAGGAGCCACtgtcagacaagataacgaaagcaaccagaatgccagAGGTGAAAGAGGTTCGACGATAAAACAGACgaacgaaaacaaccagaatgccaaGGCCGACAGAGGCTCAACTATCAGACAGgacaacgaaagcaaccagaacgcCAAGGCTGGAAAAGGAGccactatcagacaagataacgaaagtaACCAGAACGCCAAAGCTGGAAAAGGGGCCACTATCAAACAAGATAACGAAAGTAACCAAAATGCCAGAGGTGAAAGAGGTTCGACGATAAAACAGACgaacgaaaacaaccagaatgctAAGGCCGACAGAGGCTCAACTATCAGACAGgacaacgaaagcaaccagaacgcCAAGGCCGGAAAAAAAGCCACtgtcagacaagataacgaaagcaaccagaatgccagAGGTGAAAGAGGTTCGACGATAAAACAGacaaacgaaaacaaccagaacGCCAAGGCCGACAGAGGTTCAACTATCAGACAGgacaacgaaagcaaccagaacgcCAAAGCCGGAAAAGGAGccactatcagacaagataacgaaagcaaccagaatgctcatggcggaaaggggtcgactatcaaACAAGACAACaaaaacaaccagaatgccaaGGCCGACAGAGGTTCGACTATCAGACAGgacaacgaaaacaaccagaatgccaaGGCCGACAGAGGTTCGACTATCAGACAGgacaacgaaagcaaccagaacgcCAAGGCCGGAAAAGGAGCGACTATAaaacaagataacgaaagcaaccagaatgcgAGAGGTGAAAGAGGTTCGACGATTAAACAGacaaacgaaaacaaccagaatgccaaAGCCGACAGTGGTTCGACTATCAGACAGgacaacgaaagcaaccagaacgcCAAAGCCGGAAAAGGAgcgactatcagacaagataacgaaagcaaccagaatgctcatggcggaaaggggtcgaaTATCAAACAAGACAACaaaaacaaccagaatgccaaGGCCGACAGAGGTTCGACTATCAGACAGgacaacgaaaacaaccagaatgccaaGGCCGACAGAGGTTCGACTATCAGACAGgacaacgaaagcaaccagaacgcCAAGGCCGGAAAAGGAGCGACTATCaaacaagataacgaaagcaaccagaatgcgAGAGGTGAAAGAGGTTCGACGATAAAACAGacaaacgaaaacaaccagaatgccaaAGCCGACAGTGGTTCGACTATCAGACAGgacaacgaaagcaaccagaacgcCAAGGCTGGAAAAGGAGccactatcagacaagataacgaaagtaACCAGAACGCCAAAGCTGGAAAAGGGGCCACTATCAAACAAGATAACGAAAGTAACCAAAATGCCAGAGGTGAAAGAGGTTCGACGATAAAACAGACgaacgaaaacaaccagaacGCCAAGGCCGACAGAGGCTCAACTATCAGACAGgacaacgaaagcaaccagaacgcCAAGGCCGGAAAAGGAGctactatcagacaagataacgaaagcaaccagaacgcCAAGGCTGGAAAAGGAGCGACTATCaaacaagataacgaaagcaaccagaatgcgAGAGGCGAAAGAGGTTCGACGATAAAACAGacaaacgaaaacaaccagaatgccaaAGCCGACAGTGGTTCGACTATCAGACAGgacaacgaaagcaaccagaacgcCAAAGCCGGAAAAGGAGccactatcagacaagataacgaaagcaaccagaatgctcatggcggaaaggggtcgactatcaaACAAGACAACAAAAACAACCAGAAAGCCAAGGCCGACAGAGGTTCGACTATCAGACAGgacaacgaaaacaaccagaatgccaaGGCCGACAGAGGTTCGACTATCAGACAGgacaacgaaagcaaccagaacgcCAAGGCCGGAAAAGGAGCGACTATCaaacaagataacgaaagcaaccagaatgcgAGAGGTGAAAGAGGTTCGACGATAAAACAGacaaacgaaaacaaccagaatgccaaAGCCGACAGTGGTTCGACTATCAGACAGgacaacgaaagcaaccagaacgcCAAAGCCGGAAAAGGAGccactatcagacaagataacgaaagcaaccagaatgctcatggcggaaaggggtcgactatcaaACAAGACAACAAAAACAACCAGAAAGCCAAGGCCGACAGAGGTTCGACTATCAGACAGgacaacgaaaacaaccagaatgccaaGGCCGACAGAGGTTCGACTATCAGACAGgacaacgaaagcaaccagaacgcCAAGGCCGGAAAAGGAGccactatcagacaagataacgaaagcaaccagaatgctcatggcggaaaggggtcgactatcaaACAAGACAACaaaaacaaccagaatgccaaGGCCGACAGAGGTTCGACTATCAGACAGgacaacgaaagcaaccagaatgccaaGGCCGGTAAAGGAGccactatcagacaagataacgaaaacaaccagaatgctcatggcggaaTGGGGTCGACTATCAAACAGacaaacgaaaacaaccagaatgccaaGGCCGACAGAGGTTCAACTATCAGACAGgacaacgaaagcaaccagaatgccaaAGCCGGTAAAGGAGccactatcagacaagataacgaaagcaaccagaatgccagAGGTGAAAGAGGTTCGACGATAAAACAGacaaacgaaaacaaccagaatgccaaGGCCGACAGAGGCTCAACTATCAGACAGgacaacgaaagcaaccagaacgcCAAGGCCGGAAAAGGAGccactatcagacaagataacgaaagcaaccaaaATGCCAGAGGTGAAATAGGTTCGACGATAAAACAGGcaaacgaaaacaaccagaatgccaaGGCCGACAGAGGCTCAACTATCAGACAGgacaacgaaagcaaccagaatgccaaGGCCGGTAAAGGAGccactatcagacaagataacgaaaacaaccagaatgctcatggcggaaaggggtcgactatcaaacagacaaacgaaaacaaccagaacGCCAAGGCCGACAGAGGTTCAACTATCAGACAGgacaacgaaagcaaccagaatgccaaGGCCGGAAAAGGAGccactatcagacaagataacgaaaacaagcagaatgctcatggcggaaaggggtcgacgATAAAACAGacaaacgaaaacaaccagaacGCCAAGGCCGACAGAGGTTCAACTATCAGACAGgacaacgaaagcaaccagaacgcCAAGGCCGGAAAAGGAGctactatcagacaagataacgaaagcaaccagaacgcCAAGGCTGGAAAAGGAGCGACTATCaaacaagataacgaaagcaaccagaatgcgAGAGGCGAAAGAGGTTCGACGATAAAACAGacaaacgaaaacaaccagaatgccaaAGCCGACAGTGGTTCGACTATCAGACAGgacaacgaaagcaaccagaacgcCAAGGCCGGAAAAGGAGCGACTATCaaacaagataacgaaagcaaccagaatgcgAGAGGTGAAAGAGGTTCGACGATAAAACAGacaaacgaaaacaaccagaatgccaaAGCCGGAAAAGGAGCCAcaatcagacaagataacgaaagcaaccagaatgctcatggcggaaaAGGGTCGACTATCAAACAAGACAACaaaaacaaccagaatgccaaGGCCGACAGAGGTTCGACTATCAGACAGgacaacgaaaacaaccagaatgccaaGGCCGACAGAGGTTCGACTATCAGACAGgacaacgaaagcaaccagaacgcCAAGGCCGGAAAAGGAGccactatcagacaagataacgaaagcaaccagaatgctcatggcggaaaggggtcgactatcaaACAAGACAACaaaaacaaccagaatgccaaGGCCGACAGAG GCTCAACTATCAGACAGTacaacgaaagcaaccagaacgcCAAGGCCGGAAAAGGAGccactatcagacaagataacgaaagcaaccaaaATGCCAGAGGTGAAATAGGTTCAACGATAAAACAGGcaaacgaaaacaaccagaatgccaaGGCCGACAGAGGCTCAACTATCAGACAGgacaacgaaagcaaccagaatgccaaGGCCGGAAAAGGAGccactatcagacaagataacgaaaacaagcagaatgctcatggcggaaaggggtcgacgATAAAACAAGACAACaaaaacaaccagaatgccaaGGCCGACAGAGGTTCGACTATCAGACAGgacaacgaaagcaaccagaatgccaaGGCCGGTAAAGGAGccactatcagacaagataacgaaaacaaccagaatgcaAAGGCCGACAGGG GTTCAACTATCAGACAGgacaacgaaagcaaccagaatgccaaGGCCGGAAAAGGAGccactatcagacaagataacgaaaacaagcagaatgctcatggcggaaaggggtcgacgATAAAACAAGACAACaaaaacaaccagaatgccaaGGCCGACAGAGGTTCGACTATCAGACAGGACAATGAAAGCAACCAGAACGCCAAGGCCGGAAAAGGAGCTACTATCAAACAAGATAACGAAAGTAACCAGAATGCGAGAGGTGAAAGAGGTTCGACGATAAAACAGacaaacgaaaacaaccagaatgccaaAGCCGACAGTGGTTCGACTATCAGACAGgacaacgaaagcaaccagaacgcCAAGGCCGGAAAAGGGGccactatcagacaagataacgaaagcaaccagaatgctcatggcggaaaggggtcgaccATCCAACAAGACAACaaaaacaaccagaatgccaaGGCCGACAGAGGTTCGACTATCAGACAGgacaacgaaagcaaccagaatgccaaGGCCGGTAGAGGAGccactatcagacaagataacgaaaacaaccagaatgcgcatggcggaaaggggtcgactatcaaACAAGACAACAAAAATAACCAGAATGCCAGAGGTGGAGACCGATCATCTATTAGTCAAGATAACGAAAACCGTCAGATTGCTAAAGCCAAAGTATGCTCTAAAGtacgacatacaaataaaaacaaacaaaacgcgAAAGGTGAAAGAGGAACAAATATAGGACAAAATAACGATAAcaaccagaatgctcatggcggaaaggggtcgcatataaaacaaacaaacgaaaacAACCAAAATGCTAAAGGCGGAAAGGGATCCACAATCAGACAAGACAACGAAAATAACCAGAATGCCAGAG gcggaaaggggtcgactatcagacaagataacgaaaacaaccagaatgccagaggcggaaaagggtcgactatcagacaagataacgaaagcaaccaacatgctcatggcggaaaggggtcgactatcagacaagataacgaaaacaaccagaatgcgCATGGCGGAAAAGGGtcgcatataaaacaaacaaacgaaaacAACCAAAATGCTAAAGGCGGAAAGGGATCCACCATCAGACAAgacaacgaaaacaaccagaatgccagaggcggaaaggggtcgactatcagacaagataacgaaagcaaccagaatgctagaggcggaaaggggtccactatcagacaagataatgaaaacaaccagaatgctaaaggcggaaaggggtcgactatcaaACAAGACAACAGAAACAACCAGAACGCCGCAGGTGGTAATGATTCAGTTATTAGACAAGATAATAAAAACCACCAAAATGCTGAAACCGGAGAACGATCTAAGATAAAACATGATAAGAATGACCATGTCAAAGATTGCTCGAAGGAGGAATTAAATAAGCGTAAGAATTCTACTACAGTTAAGAAGGTTACCAAAGAGGTCGTTCTTAAAAAGGACAAGAGATCCGAAGTCAATGAATCTGAGTCATcgaaaactaaagaaaaaagtaaatctAAAGTTAAAACGGTAGTGAAGACAAAGACAGTTGAAAAAACCAAAGAGCAGAATTCGAAAGGCGAAAAACATCATTGTGGTAACTAA